Proteins from one Bacteroides mediterraneensis genomic window:
- a CDS encoding two-component regulator propeller domain-containing protein, translating into MKILTLTLCTFVPLQADTISLPVSDNLRFIRYSTQDGLPSDKILNILQDQYGFMWFATENGLSRFDGIHFINYTHSSHNSNSLSNNVVTSLTEDLYGNLWIGTQNGLNRYDRTHNRFQQYTTQNGLKDNFVRALHADKEGNLWIETAQGYLTQYRLKENKWIHFKHNPGANEGNHYYWQIYEDSLQNLWIGGRALHGFLFSKKSYQFTPVPTWSDKGMPLESAFYVKAKDGSLFSSSFGSVQKYDFRQHKFIHYRSIPFEATCAATDKEGCIWIGGYGGLLRWHYPLDETEQLTPHSDIPHSISSSQILCLYVSDDGCVWIGTSNGVNLYAPHNNLFHTYAGYEVSALMEDKKQHLWVGTQNDGSYIFDFENKRLTHFNYRLMTKDIDYPTFQREREVIRQYIRHEAIYDGQQALPESLADNFQAYKNANLHFRYPDENHVSALYQDKKGLIYVGLWNHVGFNVYNPQNGQWKRYALWSKKPDYHYPRLWLGNPFGANWYNGFLEDRKGRFWCVTWECFGLNLFNREIGRFEFKHYFPNNVPCFPQGKIEQIFYDKDRDRYIFNGKSTYFGYYDNKEKRFYKFGEHFPDNYTNLEIVKGYYQYSKAKTFSLPNEFGCDYILPDGNDRLYMANAQRIMYMNLTDNSAHQVLSMPGNTSFAWTLSADRKSLIIYCDKGFMSIDTHKHTCTPFTLPNTNLLEKEEVKVLLQTGNHELWVGTSKNLWKQTPQHTWVKLLPDNQAVSLLQKTANDKLYVGGSKGLYILQKGKVLNHISFSIYSAKGLPGTEIRDLYVTDSQTCWIATNDGLAKLTNGKIKIYEHNPLRPYSLIDNNVCAISQGPAQKLWIATYQGLCLFNPENERFTDMTQPGNDCLTSRLASCITEDRRGNIWIGTTEKGLNVLSIEADTLTHYYHQAWNPYSLPDNYVECIFCSQNGNIWIGTHQGLAKYNGGNKPFQRIPQTEELQVKGIQEDAQQHLWIATNEGLLLSDADGHILRRFHEYHGLPNNDLSRAVCRLKNGYICIGGNNGFSLFNPEQASRPLPSFPIMLTDVQVNGSSFPADLNKGEQLLLEAEQNSFAFGFAAADYAYSPNLKYRYRLVPFEEKWNYTTPPLLTAKYTNIPFGHYHLEIEASNAYGEWNGHPLRLSIHIATPWYYSWWFITLLILGGILGIWTFIRFRERQLRKENEQLETLVKERTNKLYQIMESKNKFFNIVSHDLKSPLNNLNVLSTVLLEEYNSLEEEEKLQKIRMISKTSRQGKVLLDNLQLWVLSQKEIIKPVFRQTNLTDEIEAVLQLLNPDILKKELTITAPNRPIIVCTDKNMLSTILRNLIANAIKYTYRKGHIYITVQEDKECWHVSIKDNGVGMSTDRIEKLFQIGTKVSSRGTEKEEGTGLGLLIVKEFINRLEESIQVESIQGKGSIFTFTLHKTIRK; encoded by the coding sequence ATGAAGATACTTACACTCACATTATGTACCTTTGTACCCCTTCAAGCCGACACTATATCTTTACCTGTATCCGACAACCTTCGTTTTATCCGGTATTCCACACAAGACGGATTGCCCTCCGACAAAATCTTAAATATCCTACAAGACCAGTATGGATTCATGTGGTTCGCGACAGAAAACGGACTTTCCCGATTCGACGGCATCCACTTCATAAACTATACGCACTCATCCCACAACTCCAACAGCTTATCGAACAATGTTGTCACCTCCCTCACCGAAGACCTGTATGGGAATTTATGGATAGGCACACAAAATGGCTTAAACCGCTATGACAGGACCCACAATCGTTTTCAGCAATATACCACACAAAACGGATTGAAAGACAACTTTGTCAGGGCTCTTCATGCCGACAAGGAAGGCAATCTGTGGATAGAAACCGCACAAGGCTATTTAACGCAATACCGTCTGAAAGAAAACAAATGGATACATTTCAAACACAACCCTGGAGCAAATGAAGGCAATCACTACTACTGGCAAATATATGAGGATTCTCTTCAGAATCTATGGATAGGAGGACGTGCCCTGCACGGCTTCTTATTCTCCAAAAAATCTTATCAATTCACCCCGGTTCCTACATGGTCGGATAAAGGTATGCCACTTGAATCGGCGTTTTATGTGAAAGCCAAAGACGGCAGTCTGTTTTCGTCCTCGTTTGGTTCTGTCCAGAAATATGATTTCCGACAACATAAATTCATACACTATCGCTCCATCCCCTTTGAAGCAACATGCGCAGCTACTGACAAGGAAGGCTGCATCTGGATTGGAGGTTACGGCGGACTACTCAGATGGCATTACCCTCTGGATGAAACCGAACAGCTGACTCCCCATTCCGATATTCCCCACTCCATCTCTTCCAGCCAGATACTTTGTCTGTACGTATCCGATGACGGATGTGTATGGATTGGAACCTCAAATGGAGTCAATCTATATGCACCGCACAACAATCTGTTTCACACTTACGCAGGATATGAAGTCTCTGCCTTGATGGAGGACAAGAAACAGCATTTATGGGTAGGAACCCAAAATGACGGAAGCTATATTTTTGACTTCGAGAACAAACGACTCACACATTTCAATTACCGGCTGATGACAAAAGATATCGATTATCCTACTTTCCAGCGTGAAAGAGAAGTCATCCGGCAGTATATCAGACACGAGGCAATCTATGATGGACAGCAAGCTCTGCCGGAAAGCCTGGCAGACAATTTCCAAGCATACAAAAATGCAAACCTACATTTCCGGTATCCGGATGAGAATCATGTATCCGCACTCTATCAGGATAAAAAAGGCTTGATTTACGTCGGATTATGGAACCATGTAGGGTTCAACGTATATAATCCCCAAAACGGACAATGGAAACGTTATGCCTTGTGGAGCAAAAAACCAGATTATCATTACCCGCGCTTATGGCTGGGAAATCCGTTTGGAGCCAACTGGTACAATGGATTTCTCGAAGACCGGAAAGGACGTTTCTGGTGTGTCACATGGGAATGTTTCGGCCTAAATCTGTTCAACCGTGAAATAGGCAGATTTGAATTCAAGCATTATTTTCCGAACAATGTGCCTTGCTTTCCGCAAGGAAAAATCGAACAGATTTTTTATGATAAAGACCGTGACCGTTACATATTCAATGGGAAAAGTACCTACTTCGGATATTACGACAACAAAGAGAAACGTTTTTACAAATTTGGGGAACACTTCCCTGACAATTATACCAATCTTGAGATTGTAAAGGGATATTATCAATACAGCAAAGCAAAAACATTCTCGCTTCCCAATGAATTTGGATGCGACTACATATTACCAGATGGGAACGACCGGCTCTATATGGCCAATGCACAGAGAATCATGTACATGAATCTGACAGATAATTCCGCGCATCAGGTTCTTTCCATGCCTGGAAATACATCTTTTGCGTGGACGCTTTCTGCCGACCGAAAATCCCTTATAATTTACTGTGACAAAGGATTTATGTCAATAGATACCCACAAACACACTTGTACCCCATTCACTCTGCCCAATACCAATCTGCTGGAAAAAGAAGAGGTGAAAGTCTTGCTACAAACAGGTAACCACGAACTATGGGTGGGTACATCAAAAAATCTATGGAAACAAACCCCACAGCACACATGGGTCAAATTATTACCAGACAATCAAGCCGTCAGCCTTTTACAGAAGACTGCAAATGACAAATTATACGTTGGAGGCAGTAAAGGATTGTATATCTTACAGAAAGGAAAAGTGCTAAATCATATTTCTTTTTCCATCTATAGCGCCAAAGGACTACCTGGCACAGAAATCAGAGACCTCTACGTGACCGACTCACAAACATGCTGGATTGCGACCAACGACGGACTGGCCAAACTGACAAACGGAAAAATCAAAATATATGAGCACAACCCGCTTCGTCCGTACAGCCTCATCGACAATAATGTCTGTGCCATATCCCAAGGTCCCGCACAAAAACTCTGGATTGCCACCTACCAAGGACTTTGCCTGTTCAATCCTGAAAACGAACGTTTCACTGACATGACCCAACCCGGCAACGACTGTCTGACCTCCCGACTCGCCAGTTGCATAACCGAAGACCGTCGAGGAAACATCTGGATAGGAACCACCGAAAAAGGCCTCAACGTGCTGTCTATCGAAGCCGACACCCTTACACACTATTATCACCAGGCATGGAATCCCTACAGCCTGCCCGATAATTACGTTGAATGTATTTTTTGCAGCCAGAACGGTAATATCTGGATAGGAACGCATCAGGGACTGGCGAAATACAATGGGGGAAACAAACCCTTCCAACGCATTCCGCAGACAGAGGAGCTTCAGGTGAAAGGCATACAGGAAGATGCACAACAACATTTATGGATTGCCACCAACGAAGGATTACTGCTATCCGATGCCGACGGACATATCCTGAGAAGGTTTCATGAATATCACGGCCTGCCCAATAATGATTTGTCAAGAGCTGTCTGCCGACTGAAAAACGGATACATCTGCATCGGGGGGAACAATGGATTCAGCCTTTTCAATCCGGAGCAAGCAAGCCGGCCGCTGCCTTCCTTCCCAATCATGTTGACAGACGTGCAAGTAAACGGTTCTTCATTTCCTGCCGACTTAAACAAGGGTGAACAACTGCTTCTTGAAGCTGAACAGAATTCATTTGCCTTTGGATTTGCCGCTGCCGACTATGCATACAGTCCTAATCTGAAATACCGATACAGGCTGGTTCCTTTCGAAGAAAAATGGAATTATACAACACCTCCATTGCTCACTGCCAAATATACGAACATTCCTTTCGGACATTACCATCTGGAAATAGAAGCAAGCAATGCCTATGGAGAGTGGAACGGACACCCCCTCAGACTTTCCATTCATATTGCAACCCCCTGGTATTATTCATGGTGGTTCATCACACTTCTTATACTAGGCGGCATATTGGGTATCTGGACATTTATCCGATTCCGGGAAAGGCAACTGAGAAAAGAAAACGAACAACTGGAAACGCTTGTCAAAGAAAGGACCAACAAGCTGTATCAGATAATGGAAAGCAAAAATAAATTTTTCAACATTGTGTCACACGACTTGAAAAGTCCACTGAATAATTTAAATGTGCTATCTACGGTACTGCTAGAAGAATATAACAGTTTGGAAGAAGAAGAAAAGCTGCAGAAAATACGCATGATCAGCAAAACCTCACGCCAAGGAAAAGTGTTGCTCGACAATCTTCAGCTATGGGTGCTTTCTCAAAAGGAAATCATCAAGCCTGTTTTCCGGCAAACAAATCTGACCGATGAGATAGAGGCTGTGTTGCAACTTCTGAATCCCGATATCCTGAAAAAAGAACTGACCATTACAGCCCCTAACCGGCCAATCATCGTTTGTACGGACAAAAACATGCTATCTACCATTTTAAGAAATCTGATAGCTAATGCCATAAAATACACTTACCGCAAAGGACACATCTACATAACCGTGCAAGAAGACAAGGAATGCTGGCATGTAAGTATCAAGGACAATGGTGTAGGCATGTCGACCGACCGGATTGAAAAACTTTTCCAAATCGGAACCAAAGTGTCTTCTCGAGGTACCGAAAAAGAAGAAGGCACTGGATTAGGACTGCTGATTGTCAAAGAATTCATCAACCGGTTGGAAGAAAGCATTCAGGTGGAAAGCATCCAAGGAAAAGGCAGTATATTCACATTTACGTTACATAAAACCATAAGAAAATGA
- a CDS encoding transglycosylase domain-containing protein, with the protein MKKYILYLTQFLGKTVRRILKAGKQAIQWYVRTFRKLPWYGRTGMAILTGICSLIVLLIMIDLNFLWLFGKSPSMFNIKEPIQHIASEIYSADGKLIGKFYSENRTPVEYKDISPILIKTLVYTEDERFYKHFGIDFEGVFAAAKDYITHGEARGASTITQQLVKNLFKVRSQYSTGLLGYIPGVKLLIMKAKEWVTAVKIEMLYSKEDILTMYFNTVDFGSNAFGIKTACHTYFNTTPDKITVEQAATLIGLLKATTYYNPRINPKNSLSRRNVVLGKLYEHHFLNKHQLDSIRQLPTILKFRQESYNTGLALYFREAVANELKSWCKENDIDLYGDGLKIYTTIDSRMQRYAEEAVDRQMREVQKKFDAHWGTQAPWRDRSGEEIPHFIEDLAEKTPAYQYLSHKYGSQTDSIAYYLNLPHRCKVFDYQLGQKDTTFSTMDSIRYMERFMHCGFVAIAPHTGEVKAWVGDINFQSWKYDKVLSKRQPGSTFKLFVYTEAMNQGLSPCDLRVDENIPWEVEENGEKKLWMPHNANGGATLDTMSLKMAFAQSVNTIAANVAHEVGISNIARTARNMGIRTPLEETPALSLGASDVSLLELVSAYGTVVNDGEAIRPILITRVEDKDGHVIYEEEPEKTQAIPYASAYLMQQMLRGGLTCPGGTSQALWRFRIFDKGTEFGGKTGTSSNHSDAWFVGVSPNLVGGAWVGGEYRSIHFRTGELGQGSRTALPVFGYFMEKVLADPKLAPLYVAKFPQPKEKLDRSWDCNDYFPHYSDSDSIYMTLSDSLRFETEEDASMPLE; encoded by the coding sequence ATGAAAAAATACATCCTTTACCTTACTCAATTTTTAGGAAAAACAGTCCGCCGTATCCTCAAGGCGGGGAAACAAGCCATCCAATGGTATGTACGTACTTTCCGTAAATTGCCGTGGTATGGACGTACCGGCATGGCCATCCTGACAGGTATCTGTTCGCTGATTGTGCTGCTGATTATGATTGACCTCAATTTCCTGTGGCTGTTCGGCAAATCACCCAGCATGTTCAATATCAAGGAACCGATACAGCACATCGCGTCGGAAATCTACAGCGCCGACGGGAAACTGATTGGAAAATTCTATTCAGAGAACCGTACACCGGTAGAATACAAGGATATCTCTCCCATCCTGATCAAGACACTGGTCTATACGGAAGACGAACGTTTCTACAAGCATTTCGGCATCGACTTCGAAGGAGTCTTCGCAGCCGCAAAAGACTATATTACCCACGGGGAAGCACGAGGTGCCAGCACCATCACCCAGCAGCTGGTGAAAAACCTGTTTAAAGTCCGCTCGCAGTATTCCACCGGTCTGCTGGGCTATATTCCCGGTGTAAAACTGCTGATTATGAAAGCCAAAGAATGGGTCACCGCCGTCAAGATTGAGATGCTGTACAGCAAGGAAGACATCCTGACCATGTATTTCAATACCGTAGACTTCGGCAGCAACGCCTTCGGTATCAAAACGGCCTGCCATACCTATTTTAATACTACGCCCGACAAAATCACCGTAGAGCAAGCAGCTACCCTGATTGGGCTGCTGAAAGCCACTACCTACTACAACCCCCGTATCAATCCGAAAAACAGTCTTTCGCGACGGAATGTGGTGTTGGGCAAACTGTACGAACACCATTTTCTGAACAAACACCAGCTCGATTCTATCCGGCAGCTGCCCACAATCTTGAAATTCAGGCAAGAAAGCTACAACACCGGACTGGCTCTCTACTTCCGCGAAGCCGTAGCCAACGAACTGAAAAGCTGGTGCAAGGAGAATGACATCGACTTATATGGAGACGGACTGAAAATCTATACCACCATCGACAGCCGGATGCAACGCTATGCGGAAGAGGCCGTCGACCGGCAGATGCGGGAAGTACAGAAAAAATTTGATGCCCACTGGGGCACACAAGCTCCCTGGCGAGACCGAAGTGGAGAAGAGATTCCTCACTTTATCGAAGATTTGGCTGAAAAAACGCCGGCCTATCAGTATCTGTCGCACAAATACGGCAGTCAGACCGACTCCATTGCCTATTACCTGAACCTGCCTCACCGCTGTAAAGTGTTCGACTACCAACTGGGGCAAAAGGATACGACCTTCAGCACCATGGACTCCATCCGCTACATGGAACGCTTCATGCACTGCGGTTTCGTGGCCATCGCCCCGCATACCGGAGAAGTGAAAGCCTGGGTAGGCGACATCAACTTCCAGTCGTGGAAATACGACAAAGTACTGTCCAAACGTCAGCCAGGGTCTACTTTTAAACTGTTTGTCTATACAGAGGCCATGAACCAAGGACTTTCTCCCTGCGACTTACGGGTAGACGAGAATATTCCCTGGGAAGTGGAAGAGAACGGAGAGAAGAAACTCTGGATGCCGCACAATGCCAACGGAGGTGCCACCCTCGACACCATGTCCCTGAAAATGGCATTCGCCCAGTCTGTCAACACCATCGCCGCCAATGTGGCACATGAAGTCGGCATCTCCAATATAGCCCGCACCGCCCGCAACATGGGCATCCGTACCCCACTGGAAGAAACTCCGGCCCTGAGTCTGGGCGCTTCCGATGTGTCCTTGCTGGAACTCGTTTCGGCCTACGGTACGGTAGTCAACGATGGAGAAGCCATCCGCCCGATACTCATCACGCGGGTGGAAGACAAAGACGGACACGTCATTTACGAAGAAGAACCGGAAAAGACACAGGCCATCCCCTACGCCAGTGCTTACCTCATGCAACAGATGCTGAGAGGGGGACTGACCTGTCCGGGAGGTACCTCACAGGCCCTCTGGCGTTTCCGCATCTTTGACAAAGGGACGGAATTCGGCGGAAAGACCGGTACTTCGTCGAACCACTCCGATGCCTGGTTCGTAGGCGTCAGTCCCAACCTGGTGGGAGGTGCCTGGGTAGGTGGAGAATACCGCAGCATCCATTTCCGCACGGGAGAACTGGGACAGGGCAGCCGCACGGCACTTCCCGTGTTCGGCTACTTCATGGAAAAAGTGCTGGCCGACCCCAAGCTGGCTCCGCTTTATGTGGCAAAGTTCCCGCAACCGAAGGAGAAACTGGACCGCTCATGGGACTGTAACGACTATTTCCCGCATTACAGCGACAGCGATTCCATTTACATGACGCTGAGTGACTCCCTGCGGTTCGAAACGGAAGAAGATGCATCAATGCCATTGGAATAA
- the pepT gene encoding tripeptide aminopeptidase PepT yields the protein MIRILVLLSFTLFTLNGQAQFWKQVGRIAVLKIYERTKDSQKNYPRKRVPDSVINAMRGSYILKLDSAQLARNAKSKVLSSSPAQPSQPKKEKTPPATPRPTVQRKKTNKNAHEKVLNRFLSYVKIESQSVDAPDFNAFPMTEGQKKMATFLANEIQSFGGKNVEVTVSKDFYVYVKIPSNLSDSKHKTVPNLFFTAHLDVTPEAPGKGINPIVHTNYPGGDLTLSPGIVLSPSSPAGARLSELKGKTIVTTDGTTLLGADDKAGCTILVTLIEELVNNPRIKHPDLFFMFSQNEDIGRAAYRYDSEVFDTRPDIVIDVDGGEPGVFSAENFTAAGQTFYFKGNKAHPGDGLKSQYADALTAAAYFIGAIPPSVHPSASSGKQGYLHCYACEHPVDASGKTIEEDYIAKYRIRYFDKQEGDTLRAYLQKAYQKTCEAFPFVKVTPSEEVKQYDNIAYTMYKHTPEIIQKAALKEGLQMVAKSERGGTTSSMLVTTGALPGGPCIYSGQQAAHSCMEWCCIEDLTLMVQVLKNLIDETLKYEK from the coding sequence ATGATACGTATCCTCGTCTTACTTTCCTTCACGCTTTTCACGTTGAACGGACAGGCGCAGTTCTGGAAACAAGTAGGCAGAATTGCAGTCCTAAAAATTTATGAACGTACCAAAGATTCTCAAAAGAATTATCCCCGCAAGAGAGTCCCAGACTCCGTAATAAATGCTATGAGAGGAAGTTACATACTCAAGCTAGACTCAGCCCAGCTGGCCCGTAATGCCAAATCGAAAGTTCTTTCTTCCTCGCCTGCACAACCGTCACAGCCAAAGAAAGAAAAAACTCCTCCGGCTACTCCACGTCCTACCGTCCAACGGAAAAAGACAAACAAGAATGCACACGAGAAAGTGTTGAACCGCTTTTTGTCTTATGTGAAAATTGAAAGCCAATCGGTCGACGCACCCGACTTCAACGCATTTCCCATGACAGAAGGGCAAAAAAAGATGGCCACTTTCCTGGCGAATGAAATACAGTCCTTCGGAGGAAAGAATGTAGAAGTAACAGTAAGTAAGGACTTCTATGTATATGTAAAAATTCCCTCCAACCTGTCTGACTCCAAACACAAGACAGTGCCCAACCTATTTTTTACAGCCCATCTGGATGTTACCCCTGAAGCACCTGGAAAAGGCATCAACCCCATTGTACACACCAATTATCCGGGAGGAGACCTTACTCTTTCACCAGGCATCGTACTCAGCCCCTCTTCACCTGCCGGAGCACGCCTGAGCGAACTGAAAGGAAAAACCATCGTCACCACCGATGGAACCACCCTGCTCGGAGCCGACGATAAAGCGGGATGCACCATTCTCGTCACGCTGATAGAGGAACTGGTGAACAATCCACGCATCAAGCACCCCGACCTTTTCTTCATGTTTTCACAGAATGAGGATATCGGACGGGCAGCCTATCGTTATGATTCTGAGGTATTTGACACAAGGCCCGACATCGTCATCGACGTAGACGGAGGAGAACCCGGCGTTTTCTCGGCCGAGAATTTTACGGCGGCCGGACAGACATTTTATTTCAAGGGAAACAAGGCACACCCCGGAGACGGGCTCAAAAGCCAATATGCCGACGCACTTACTGCCGCCGCCTACTTCATAGGTGCGATTCCGCCTTCCGTACATCCCAGTGCCAGTTCCGGTAAACAAGGATACTTGCATTGCTATGCATGTGAACACCCCGTTGATGCATCAGGAAAGACAATCGAAGAAGATTATATCGCCAAATACCGTATCCGCTATTTTGACAAGCAAGAAGGTGACACATTAAGAGCTTACTTGCAAAAGGCCTATCAAAAGACCTGTGAAGCTTTTCCTTTTGTGAAAGTTACTCCGTCGGAAGAAGTGAAACAATATGATAACATTGCCTATACCATGTACAAGCACACCCCGGAAATCATCCAGAAAGCAGCCTTGAAAGAAGGTTTGCAAATGGTTGCCAAAAGTGAACGTGGAGGAACCACTTCTTCCATGCTGGTCACTACCGGAGCTCTTCCAGGCGGCCCTTGCATTTATTCCGGCCAACAGGCTGCACACAGCTGCATGGAATGGTGCTGTATTGAAGACCTGACGCTGATGGTGCAAGTCTTAAAGAACCTCATTGACGAAACATTGAAATATGAAAAATAG
- the nudC gene encoding NAD(+) diphosphatase: MKQDKKELCGWFIFCQGQQLLVVKEGDRFHIPYATEPPVRVTADTTIHAIGEIQGHPAKAYALSPDALNGNEDSFIPTDLRASYDILPLEEYQCAGKASQILTWDKQSRFCPACGTPTEQTGPITKRCPHCGLEIYPRISPAVIVLIKKGDSILLVHARNFRGTFKGLVAGFLEPGETLEECVRREVMEETGIRIKNLTYFGSQPWPYPSGIMVGYYAEYESGTIKLQDEELSAGDFYSRDHLPEIPKKLSIARKLIDAWLNNEI, encoded by the coding sequence ATGAAACAAGATAAAAAAGAACTGTGCGGCTGGTTTATTTTCTGTCAAGGCCAGCAGCTTCTAGTCGTAAAGGAAGGTGACAGGTTTCACATTCCTTATGCCACCGAACCTCCGGTAAGAGTCACTGCCGATACGACGATACATGCCATCGGAGAAATCCAAGGACACCCGGCCAAGGCGTACGCCCTCTCTCCCGACGCACTGAACGGAAACGAGGATTCCTTTATTCCGACCGACTTGCGGGCTTCTTACGACATCCTCCCGCTGGAAGAATACCAGTGTGCCGGAAAGGCTTCCCAAATACTGACCTGGGACAAGCAAAGCCGTTTCTGTCCGGCCTGCGGTACGCCCACAGAACAGACAGGCCCCATCACCAAACGCTGTCCCCACTGCGGACTGGAAATCTATCCGCGCATCTCTCCGGCTGTCATCGTACTGATTAAGAAAGGAGACAGCATATTGCTGGTGCACGCCCGTAATTTTCGGGGTACATTCAAAGGACTGGTGGCCGGCTTTCTGGAACCGGGCGAAACGCTGGAAGAGTGTGTACGCCGTGAAGTGATGGAAGAAACAGGTATCCGCATCAAGAACCTGACCTATTTCGGCAGCCAGCCCTGGCCTTACCCCAGCGGCATCATGGTAGGCTATTATGCGGAATACGAGAGCGGCACCATCAAGCTGCAAGATGAAGAATTAAGCGCAGGCGACTTTTACAGCCGCGACCACCTGCCGGAAATACCCAAGAAACTGAGCATTGCCCGAAAACTGATTGATGCATGGTTAAACAACGAAATATGA